A part of Melittangium boletus DSM 14713 genomic DNA contains:
- a CDS encoding GFA family protein, translating into MSDSKFPAEGGCRCGRVRLKISAPSLLTMACHCTGCQRMTASAFSLSTAIPSEGFEITQGEPVIGGLHGASQHYFCPYCMSWMFTRPEGIDTFVNVRASMLDDPSGFTPFIETWTSEKLPWATTPAVHSFEKLPAYSDFEWLTKEFLALSAK; encoded by the coding sequence GCGGAAGGTGGATGCCGGTGTGGACGGGTGCGGCTGAAGATCAGCGCGCCGTCGTTGCTCACCATGGCCTGTCATTGTACGGGCTGTCAGCGGATGACCGCCAGTGCGTTCTCCTTGAGCACCGCGATTCCGAGCGAGGGCTTCGAGATCACCCAGGGCGAGCCCGTCATCGGCGGCTTGCACGGAGCCTCCCAGCACTACTTCTGTCCCTACTGCATGAGCTGGATGTTCACTCGGCCGGAAGGCATCGACACATTCGTCAACGTGCGCGCGTCGATGCTCGACGACCCCAGCGGGTTCACGCCGTTCATCGAGACGTGGACGAGCGAGAAGCTCCCCTGGGCGACCACTCCGGCGGTCCACAGTTTCGAGAAGCTGCCGGCGTACAGCGACTTCGAATGGCTGACGAAGGAAT